The sequence below is a genomic window from Oscillospiraceae bacterium.
GGGCTGTCCCCCTTTCCTCCGCCGTCGGGCAGGCCGCCGTGGTGCCCGGCCACGGCGAAGGCCGCGTAGAGCTGCCCCAGCTTCCAGCACTCATAGGCCCCGGCGGTGGCGTGGTCTACCTTGCGGCCGCCGTGCAGGCGCCGTTGAAAGGCGGCGGAGTACTTGCCGATGTCGTGGGCCAGCCCGGCCAGCACGGCCTGTTCCTCTGCGCCGAAGGGACGGGCGAAGGCCGCCGCCAGCGCCGCTGTGCCGGTCAGGTGCTCCAGGACCGTCTGCTCCCGGCCGTCCTGCGCTATGTGGGCTAAAAACACAGGTGTATCCATCGTGCGCCTCCTTATATAAAAATGGAATCGGGTGGTGCCGCCGCGTTACCGCGAATTTTGCCGTGTGTTTATTGTATCCTATTCAGCTGCATATTGCGATCTCATTTGCGGCGGTTTCCTTTTATAATTTAAGAGGAAGGGGCCATCATAAGTTTATTGTACAAAATGGCCGCGCACGGCGGGCAGACTGCCAGTTTGACTATGAATTGGAAATTTCGAATCCGCATATAAAATTGCCCTGGGGCAATGCTATGTTCGGATTCTCAATCCAACAAAACAAAACGATTTAAGGAGATGCACGATTATGACTAGCTCTAACAATGCTGTTGTCCCCAGCGCTCGCGAGGCTCTGAACAAGTTCAAGATGGAGGCTGCCCAGGAGGTGGGCGTCAACCTGAAGCAGGGCTACAATGGCGACCTGACCAGCCGTGAGGCCGGTTCCGTGGGCGGCCAGATGGTCAAGAAGATGATCGAGGCTTACGAGAACGGCATGAAGTAAAAAGCGCCCTGCGCTTTTTATAAAACGGGACGACGGCAGCAGCCGGAGGCCCGGAGCCTGATTCTTTAGACGTTCAAAAAAGCAGCGTGACGGCGGAAGCCGTCACGCTGCTTTTCCTTTTATCAAATTCCCGCCACGCCGGACTTGCGCGCGGCGTCGGCCACGGCGCAGGCCACCGCCTCCCGCACCTTGGGGTCGAAGGCCGCGGGCATGATGTGCTCGGCGTCCAGCTCCCCGTCGGACACCACCCCCGC
It includes:
- the sspA gene encoding small acid-soluble spore protein yields the protein MTSSNNAVVPSAREALNKFKMEAAQEVGVNLKQGYNGDLTSREAGSVGGQMVKKMIEAYENGMK